Sequence from the Aspergillus nidulans FGSC A4 chromosome III genome:
CTTCGTTATCCTTGGGTTTGCTCTGCGCATTCGCTATGAGGGTACCCTCATCCGATGCAACACTCATTTTCCTGCTGCCCTGCACTCGAGTGCCCTTCGTCGTATTCCGCATCTCACTCAGGTGATAGTCTGATTCGTGGCTATTGTACCTGTTGCTGCTGTATTCATTGTATGTTCGACTAATCAACGCGGAAAGAGCGGGCAAGCATGCGCAGACAACCCCGATGGCAATCTCAGCATTTCTGAAGAATATACCAGCAGTTAGTCTTGTTTCCCAATGCTTCACGATACCAAGATAACGTGCTGAGGGACTTACCCGAACATGTTTATGCGCATAAAAGCAATAGTAGCATCAGTCGACTTTCCGGTCAACTGAATGAGGACAAGGCGAATGATACTTGAGGCGCAAGCAAGCCCGCCCGCCCCCAGAATACCGACCACTCtcagtttcttctttttggaCATTTGCAGCTGCATTGTCAGGGGAAGAGGCATAATGAGGACGATCAAGTCGCTAACGACGCTGACGACAGCATCAGCCATGATTATGGCATTCCTATTCATGCAAGATCCGGGCTGTTCTTCGTTCCAGAATCTCGAGATTGGCATGCAGATGCGGAttttgatgatgacggcgGGGATGTAGTAAATAAGCATCAAGCCCAGAAAGACGTAAATGAAGATGACCCATTTCTTGAATGGGCTAAAAACCCTGGTCACAATCCATAGAAGGGTCAATTTGGTTAAGAATGCGGTAGGTCCGTACATGACCATTGTTACGTAGGTGAGCTAATACTGTTAGCGGGActtctcgatcttctcttctttcagTTTCATGCTCTGCTAGAGCTATTACCTTCTGGAACTGCGTGCGGTTATCCTCAGAGACATCATCCCAATGGACACCTCCGCCATAATGGCCCACTAGATATGTAGTTAGTTAAGTTGCGGACGGTACACCGGAATGAAGAACAATGGCAGTACTCACTTGCCAGAGCAATAGCCGAGTATATTACGCCCAGCAACTATGCGGTGCAAACTAATGTCAGCATTGTTGAGCATTCCCTTCATCGACAATGCTTATCCTACCCATGCCGCCGAGCAATACCCTAAAAAATGCATGTTAGGAACCGACGATGCGAAAATGTGAGTTCTGGCAGTCAAACTCACAGTCCTCCTGCTCCCAATTCCTCTGCAACGATGTTCGAGTGTAGACCCGTAGCCCAAAAAAAATGGTCATGAATATTATGCACAGTGACTGTGTGGCGTAGTTCCACTTCTGCATCGACCTATCCACATGGTGCTCGGGAGCGGCATCACGCTCGATCAGGGATTGTATCAGGGTCATATCGGACAAAGCATGGCTAAAACAGTGAAGGAGAAAGCACGATTGTGTCGTAGGATGGATATCAATAAGGATTCAGGACCCAGGGCTCACGGCACTTCATATTACCGCAAGGGTAATTAGAACTAGGGAGAAACTGCATATCATGATTGGTGGATCTGATAGGGTTCAGCTTGGGTTAGATTTGACTTGGCGTCTTTTGAATACTCTTATGGCCTGTGACAGAAAGACTTCAGATCCCCTGAGAACGCTTCGCATGGCTGAAGCATCCAGACAAAAGCAAAATTACACTGATCCATAGAATCGGGGAATGTAAACGAATATGACCTGTAAGAGGGTGAGACAAGCTCTATGATGGACGCATGCGTCACATGCCAAGGTCGTGGTGGACCTTCTCGTCGGCTTGGGAAAAAGTCGTTTCGCCCAGCACGGCTTTTTACTCGTTGA
This genomic interval carries:
- a CDS encoding putative integral membrane protein (transcript_id=CADANIAT00005317) — its product is MTLIQSLIERDAAPEHHVDRSMQKWNYATQSLCIIFMTIFFGLRVYTRTSLQRNWEQEDWYCSAAWLLGVIYSAIALAMGHYGGGVHWDDVSEDNRTQFQKLTYVTMVMYGPTAFLTKLTLLWIVTRVFSPFKKWVIFIYVFLGLMLIYYIPAVIIKIRICMPISRFWNEEQPGSCMNRNAIIMADAVVSVVSDLIVLIMPLPLTMQLQMSKKKKLRVVGILGAGGLACASSIIRLVLIQLTGKSTDATIAFMRINMFGNAEIAIGVVCACLPALSALISRTYNEYSSNRYNSHESDYHLSEMRNTTKGTRVQGSRKMSVASDEGTLIANAQSKPKDNEVGIMRTVDISMSVASRD